A window of the Anoplopoma fimbria isolate UVic2021 breed Golden Eagle Sablefish chromosome 17, Afim_UVic_2022, whole genome shotgun sequence genome harbors these coding sequences:
- the LOC129105212 gene encoding ras-related protein Rap-1A-like: MREYKLVVLGSGGVGKSALTVQFVQGIFVEKYDPTIEDSYRKQVEVDGQQCMLEILDTAGTEQFTAMRDLYMKNGQGFALVYSITAQSTFNDLQDLREQILRVKDTEDVPMILVGNKCDLEDERVVGKEQGQNLARQWNHCAFLESSAKSKINVLDIFYDLVRQINRKTPVEKKKAKKKSNCVLL, encoded by the exons ATGCGTGAATACAAGCTAGTGGTGTTAGGCTCTGGAGGTGTGGGCAAGTCCGCTCTG ACAGTTCAGTTTGTACAGGGAATCTTTGTGGAAAAATATGACCCTACAATAGAAGACTCGTACAGAAAG CAAGTGGAGGTAGATGGGCAGCAATGTATGCTTGAAATTCTCGACACAGCAGGCACA GAGCAGTTCACAGCGATGAGGGACCTGTACATGAAGAACGGCCAAGGCTTCGCCCTGGTATACTCCATCACAGCACAGTCCACCTTCAACGACCTCCAGGACCTGAGAGAACAGATTCTACGAGTAAAGGACACAGAGGAT GTGCCGATGATCTTGGTGGGGAACAAGTGTGACTTGGAGGATGAGCGTGTGGTGGGGAAGGAGCAGGGCCAGAACCTGGCCAGACAGTGGAACCACTGTGCCTTTTTAGAGTCCTCTGCTAAGTCAAAGATCAACGTCCTCGAt ATCTTCTATGACCTGGTCAGACAGATAAATAGGAAAACGCCAGTGGAAAAGAAGAAGGCGAAAAAGAAATCCAACTGTGTCCTGCTTTAA